The following are from one region of the Stanieria sp. NIES-3757 genome:
- a CDS encoding transcriptional regulator HrmR codes for MKKRKISIADIARKAGVSHTTVSRALRDSPLISLKVREEIKQLAQEMKYTPNNIAQSLQTQRTNTIGVVVTSVADPFFAEVVEGIEQIARKANLSILLSVSHRDLEQEIAAIENLHRRRVDGILVADSRINKHHAKQLAQIGVPTVFINSQTEEPPEIFHSVTIDDYLGARLAVEHLIDLGHTRIGYLGVGDRSKSNHQRLEGYQMAMSSAGLPQQTDWVAINEQDFTRASDVKTGQQLLPQLVATGVTGIVCYNDMIAIGALLACHELDILVPHDLSLVGFDGIALSGYVTPPLTTVCQPMLKMGRCAMQMLLDLLAEKTVENLVLLPFLVKRNSSARVKSDR; via the coding sequence ATGAAAAAACGAAAAATTTCTATTGCAGATATTGCTCGCAAAGCAGGAGTTTCTCACACTACAGTTTCCCGTGCTTTGCGAGATAGTCCTCTAATTAGCCTGAAAGTGCGAGAGGAAATTAAGCAATTAGCACAGGAGATGAAATACACACCGAATAACATTGCTCAAAGTTTACAAACTCAACGTACTAATACGATTGGAGTCGTAGTTACTTCTGTGGCAGATCCTTTTTTTGCTGAAGTAGTAGAGGGAATAGAACAAATAGCCAGAAAGGCAAATTTAAGTATTTTGTTAAGTGTTTCACACCGAGATTTAGAGCAGGAAATCGCAGCTATTGAGAATTTGCATCGTCGTCGAGTAGACGGCATTTTAGTAGCTGATTCTCGCATTAATAAACATCATGCCAAGCAACTAGCTCAAATTGGTGTACCGACAGTTTTTATTAATAGCCAAACTGAAGAGCCACCAGAAATTTTTCATTCAGTAACAATAGACGACTACTTGGGTGCTAGATTAGCGGTAGAACATTTGATCGATTTAGGTCATACTCGCATTGGCTATTTGGGTGTAGGCGATCGCAGTAAGTCTAATCACCAACGCTTAGAAGGATATCAAATGGCGATGAGTTCGGCTGGTTTGCCACAACAAACTGACTGGGTTGCCATTAATGAGCAAGATTTTACAAGAGCCAGCGATGTTAAAACTGGTCAACAATTACTTCCTCAATTAGTCGCAACAGGAGTAACAGGTATCGTGTGTTACAATGATATGATAGCTATTGGCGCGCTTTTAGCTTGCCACGAACTAGATATTTTAGTGCCACATGATTTAAGTCTAGTTGGATTTGATGGTATTGCTCTGTCTGGTTATGTCACACCACCACTAACAACAGTATGCCAGCCAATGTTAAAAATGGGGCGTTGTGCGATGCAAATGTTATTAGATTTATTAGCCGAAAAAACTGTGGAAAACTTGGTTTTATTACCTTTTTTGGTGAAACGGAATAGTAGTGCTAGGGTGAAGAGCGATCGCTAA
- a CDS encoding hypothetical protein (Protein of unknown function DUF81) — translation MNVLEFSLLVWVCSFTAGFVGALTGLGGGVVIVPLLTAIFGVDIRYAVGASLVSVIATSLGAASTYIKQGLTNWRLGMFLEVATTIGALVGAFMATIVSVKALSLVLAIVLMYSALVSQQSPPENLDNQISNPLADNLKLHGTYPTPEGIISYQVNFVLAGFGVMLTAGVISGLLGIGSGAFKVLAMDRVMGIPFKVSTTTSNFMIGVTAAASAGVYLARGYIDPGLSMPVILGVLPGAFLGARVLLGTKTQVLRMIFSLVLVTMAFKIIYNSFAGEI, via the coding sequence GTGAATGTCTTAGAATTTTCATTGCTGGTTTGGGTGTGCTCCTTTACTGCTGGTTTTGTTGGAGCATTGACAGGCTTAGGTGGCGGAGTTGTAATTGTTCCTCTCTTAACTGCTATTTTTGGCGTTGATATTAGATATGCTGTTGGTGCTTCCTTAGTATCTGTTATTGCGACTTCTTTAGGTGCAGCATCGACTTATATTAAACAAGGCTTAACTAATTGGCGTTTGGGTATGTTTTTAGAAGTAGCTACAACTATAGGAGCCTTAGTTGGAGCTTTTATGGCAACTATAGTATCTGTCAAAGCGTTGAGCCTCGTGCTTGCAATAGTTTTAATGTATTCAGCCTTAGTGTCACAACAATCTCCACCAGAAAATTTAGACAACCAAATAAGTAACCCGTTAGCGGACAATTTGAAATTGCATGGAACCTATCCCACTCCTGAAGGGATAATCTCTTACCAAGTTAATTTTGTCCTAGCTGGTTTTGGAGTGATGTTAACCGCAGGAGTAATTTCTGGTTTACTAGGAATTGGTTCGGGAGCATTTAAAGTACTGGCTATGGATCGAGTCATGGGTATTCCCTTCAAAGTTTCTACCACTACCAGTAATTTTATGATTGGTGTAACCGCAGCAGCTTCAGCCGGAGTTTATTTGGCACGAGGTTACATCGATCCAGGATTGTCAATGCCTGTAATTTTAGGAGTACTTCCTGGTGCTTTTTTGGGGGCAAGAGTTTTGCTTGGAACTAAGACACAGGTTTTAAGAATGATTTTTAGTTTGGTGTTAGTGACGATGGCTTTTAAAATAATCTATAACAGCTTTGCTGGAGAAATATAG
- a CDS encoding Phosphoketolase gives MVSNPSKKLVTQETLTSEELHKINAYWRACNYLAVGMIYLRENPLLKEPLKPEHIKQRLLGHWGASPALSFTYIHLNRLIKKYDLNTIFLAGPGHGAPGVLGPVYLEGTYSEIYPDKSEDIEGMQKFFKEFSFPGYIGSHCTPETPGSIHEGGELGYSISHAYGAVYDYPDLIAACVVGDGEAETGPLATAWHSNKFLNPIRDGAVLPILNLNGYKIANPTILSRISSEELEDLFKGYGYTPYVVEGSDPEIMHQKMAAVMEECIVKIREYQEEARSQNKAFRPRWPMIILRTPKGWTGPSEVDGHKVEGFWRAHQVPMGGMHSNPEHVRLLEEWMKSYKPEELFDDNGTLIPELKELAPVGIKRMSANPVANGGLLRKDLKLPNFRDYAVEIEHPGTVEVENTRVLGKFLRDVMKNNMTNFRVFGPDETASNRLQDIYEVTKKTWMADYLPEDRDGSQLSPDGRVMEMLSEHTLEGWLETYLLTGRHGFIHTYEAFVHVIDSMFNQHAKWLDICKNHVPWRAPVSSLNLMLSSLVWRQDHNGFSHQDPSFVDLVTNKSADVTRIYFPPDANCLLSVADHCLRSKDYINVIVADKQNHLQYLTMDEAIKHCTKGIGIWEWASNDDCGKEADEPDVVMACCGDIPTMESLAATAILREEFPELKVRFINVVDLYRLQTETEHPHGMSNKEFDSLFTPNKPVMFNFHGYPWLIHKLAYRRTNQERIHVRGYKEEGNINTPLELAILNQIDRFNLVIDVIDRVDKLGSRAVYVRERMRNEIIDNLAYAHEEGMDKPEVVNWKWPY, from the coding sequence ATGGTTTCTAATCCTTCCAAGAAATTAGTAACTCAAGAAACTCTAACGTCTGAAGAATTACACAAAATAAATGCTTATTGGCGTGCTTGTAATTATCTAGCGGTGGGGATGATTTATCTGCGAGAGAACCCTCTGTTAAAAGAACCTTTAAAGCCAGAACACATCAAGCAAAGATTACTAGGACATTGGGGTGCTTCTCCTGCTCTTAGTTTTACCTATATTCACCTCAATCGACTCATCAAAAAATACGACCTCAATACTATTTTTCTTGCAGGACCGGGACATGGCGCACCTGGAGTATTAGGACCTGTTTATTTAGAAGGAACTTATTCGGAAATTTATCCAGATAAAAGCGAAGACATAGAGGGAATGCAGAAGTTTTTCAAAGAATTCTCTTTCCCTGGTTACATTGGCAGTCATTGCACCCCAGAAACTCCGGGTTCGATCCACGAAGGGGGAGAATTGGGCTACAGCATTTCCCATGCTTACGGTGCAGTTTACGATTATCCCGACTTAATTGCTGCTTGTGTAGTAGGAGATGGGGAAGCGGAAACGGGTCCTTTAGCTACTGCTTGGCATTCTAATAAGTTCCTCAATCCCATTCGTGATGGAGCCGTTTTGCCGATCTTAAACCTCAACGGTTACAAAATTGCCAACCCTACTATTCTTTCTCGCATTAGCTCGGAAGAATTAGAAGACTTATTTAAAGGTTATGGTTATACACCCTACGTAGTCGAAGGTTCAGACCCCGAAATCATGCACCAAAAAATGGCAGCAGTCATGGAAGAGTGTATAGTCAAAATTCGGGAATATCAAGAGGAAGCCCGTAGTCAAAATAAAGCCTTTCGTCCTCGTTGGCCGATGATTATCCTGCGTACTCCCAAAGGTTGGACGGGTCCATCGGAAGTAGACGGACATAAAGTAGAAGGATTCTGGCGCGCTCATCAAGTACCGATGGGAGGAATGCACTCTAACCCCGAACACGTTCGGCTGCTAGAAGAGTGGATGAAAAGTTATAAGCCAGAAGAATTGTTTGATGATAATGGTACGTTAATTCCCGAGTTAAAAGAATTAGCACCTGTAGGCATCAAACGCATGAGTGCCAACCCAGTAGCTAATGGTGGTTTACTACGGAAAGATTTAAAATTACCGAATTTTCGCGATTATGCTGTAGAAATCGAGCATCCAGGAACAGTAGAAGTAGAAAATACTAGAGTATTGGGTAAATTCTTACGGGATGTCATGAAAAATAACATGACTAATTTTCGTGTCTTTGGCCCCGATGAAACTGCTTCTAACCGCCTGCAAGATATCTATGAAGTTACCAAAAAAACCTGGATGGCAGATTATCTACCAGAAGATCGAGATGGCAGCCAGTTGTCTCCCGACGGGCGAGTAATGGAGATGTTGAGCGAACATACTTTAGAAGGTTGGCTGGAAACCTACTTACTGACGGGCAGGCATGGTTTTATACACACTTATGAAGCTTTTGTCCATGTCATCGACTCGATGTTTAACCAGCACGCTAAATGGTTGGATATCTGCAAAAATCACGTTCCCTGGCGCGCTCCTGTATCTTCTCTAAATCTGATGTTATCCTCTCTAGTCTGGCGACAAGACCACAATGGTTTTTCTCATCAAGATCCGAGTTTTGTAGATTTGGTGACTAATAAGAGTGCGGATGTCACGCGAATTTATTTTCCCCCCGATGCTAACTGTTTACTTTCGGTAGCGGATCATTGTTTGCGAAGTAAAGACTACATTAATGTAATCGTGGCGGACAAACAAAATCACCTGCAATACCTGACAATGGACGAGGCGATCAAGCACTGCACCAAAGGTATTGGTATTTGGGAATGGGCGAGTAACGACGACTGTGGCAAAGAGGCTGATGAACCCGATGTAGTGATGGCTTGTTGTGGTGATATTCCCACGATGGAATCTCTGGCTGCTACTGCTATTTTACGAGAGGAATTTCCCGAATTAAAAGTTAGGTTTATCAATGTCGTCGATCTCTATCGCCTACAAACTGAGACAGAACATCCTCACGGTATGTCTAATAAAGAGTTTGATAGTTTGTTTACCCCCAATAAACCAGTAATGTTTAACTTCCACGGTTATCCTTGGTTGATTCACAAATTAGCTTATCGTCGTACCAATCAAGAGCGCATTCACGTGCGGGGTTATAAGGAAGAGGGAAATATCAACACTCCTTTAGAATTGGCAATTCTCAATCAAATCGATCGCTTTAATTTGGTAATTGACGTAATCGATCGCGTCGATAAATTGGGTTCTAGAGCAGTATATGTCAGGGAGCGGATGAGAAACGAAATCATCGATAATCTGGCTTATGCTCACGAAGAGGGGATGGATAAACCCGAAGTAGTGAACTGGAAGTGGCCTTATTAG
- a CDS encoding Phosphoglycerate mutase, translated as MSLTIYFLRHGETTASKTGGYCGTLDVELTPEGVRMAKDFANAYKSLPWTAIFCSPLWRTVETAKPLSDLIGMDLQLRDGLKEIAYGKWEGKTPEEVNREFHDEYVRWLADPGWNSPSGGEKGIDIARRSSAVLEEIEQTYQSGNVLVVSHKATIRIMLCSLLGIDVGRYRDRILMPVASVSIVEFTERGPLLRCLGDRYHLSKSLRDLPGT; from the coding sequence ATGAGCCTCACAATCTATTTTCTGCGCCACGGAGAAACTACTGCTAGCAAAACAGGAGGTTACTGTGGAACCCTGGATGTTGAATTGACCCCAGAAGGAGTTCGGATGGCAAAGGATTTTGCAAACGCCTATAAATCCCTACCCTGGACGGCGATCTTTTGTAGTCCCTTGTGGCGTACCGTCGAAACAGCCAAACCCCTGTCGGATCTGATTGGGATGGATCTGCAATTGCGAGACGGACTCAAAGAAATTGCCTATGGTAAATGGGAAGGTAAAACCCCAGAAGAGGTGAATCGGGAGTTTCATGATGAATACGTCCGTTGGCTCGCAGATCCCGGTTGGAACTCTCCTTCTGGTGGCGAAAAAGGCATCGATATCGCTCGTCGCAGTAGCGCAGTCTTGGAAGAGATCGAACAAACCTATCAAAGTGGCAATGTTCTAGTGGTTTCTCACAAAGCAACCATTCGTATTATGCTATGTTCCCTACTGGGAATCGATGTGGGCCGCTATCGAGATCGCATTCTCATGCCCGTTGCTTCGGTCAGCATCGTTGAATTTACTGAACGAGGCCCTTTACTGCGTTGTTTGGGCGATCGCTACCATCTATCTAAATCTTTGCGCGATCTACCGGGTACTTAA
- a CDS encoding inner-membrane translocator, which yields MRQSLRPVNQRAGTQPKSERRRSLNNLLQVAGILPILILICILFALLSPNFMTAGNAVNILRQASINIVLATGMTFVILTGGIDLSVGSILAVSAVVAVLVSLIPVLGWFAVPAALLTGLLLGLANGALITYLNLPPFIVTLGSLTALRGAAYLVANGTTVINRNLNFAWIGNSYVGPIPWLVIIALLTVAVSWFVLRQTVLGVQIYAVGGNERAARLTGIKVNRVLLFVYGVSGLLSGLAGIMSASRLYSATGMLGQGYELDAIAAVILGGTSFTGGIGTIVGTLLGALIIAVLNNGLTLLNMSYFWQLVVKGLVIIVAVIIDRLRKRSRR from the coding sequence ATGAGACAAAGTTTAAGACCTGTCAACCAAAGAGCGGGAACACAGCCCAAGTCAGAACGGCGTCGCTCCCTGAACAACTTACTCCAGGTGGCAGGGATTTTACCAATTCTGATCCTAATTTGCATCTTATTTGCTCTTCTTAGTCCCAATTTTATGACCGCAGGTAACGCGGTTAATATCTTACGTCAGGCATCAATTAATATTGTCCTGGCAACGGGGATGACTTTTGTTATTCTCACTGGGGGGATTGACCTTTCTGTAGGTTCGATCTTAGCGGTTTCTGCCGTAGTTGCAGTTCTGGTATCTTTAATTCCCGTTTTAGGTTGGTTTGCAGTTCCTGCTGCTTTGTTGACTGGGTTGCTGTTAGGTTTAGCCAACGGCGCGCTGATTACCTATTTAAATCTTCCGCCTTTTATCGTCACCTTGGGTTCGTTAACAGCCCTGCGGGGTGCTGCCTATTTAGTTGCCAACGGCACAACGGTGATTAACCGCAATCTTAATTTTGCTTGGATCGGTAATAGTTATGTAGGGCCCATACCCTGGTTGGTAATCATCGCCCTCTTAACAGTAGCCGTGAGTTGGTTTGTCCTAAGACAGACTGTTTTAGGGGTACAAATATACGCTGTGGGCGGTAACGAACGGGCAGCACGACTGACAGGGATTAAAGTTAATCGCGTGCTGCTATTTGTCTATGGTGTCAGTGGATTGCTATCGGGTTTGGCAGGGATTATGAGTGCCAGCCGTCTTTACAGTGCCACTGGTATGCTAGGGCAGGGCTACGAATTAGATGCGATCGCTGCTGTTATTCTCGGTGGAACTAGCTTTACAGGTGGGATCGGTACGATTGTTGGTACGCTTCTCGGTGCATTAATCATTGCCGTTCTCAACAATGGTTTGACCCTCTTAAATATGTCTTACTTCTGGCAATTAGTGGTCAAAGGTTTGGTCATTATTGTGGCGGTAATTATCGACCGTCTCCGCAAACGTTCTAGAAGATAA
- a CDS encoding Periplasmic binding protein/LacI transcriptional regulator translates to MNKIAVAAGILCLVGGTFLGCTNTSPNGKTASNMSMQSGKEKEKLNSVGVTLGDLSNPFFVVMAKGAEQEAKKIGGDDVRVTVVSSGYDLNQQFNQIENFVAANTDIIVLNASDSKGIRPAVEKARQAGSVVIAVDTAVEAEVDATVTTNNVQAGEVSCQYIADRLQGKGNVVIVNGPPVTSVIQRVDGCLNVLSKYPNIKILSKDQNAEGSRDGGLRVMSDLLTTFPNIDAVFAINDPSGVGADLAANQAKRDDFFIVGVDGAPEAIEAIASEDSVYAATATQDPRGMTEKAVQVGNNIIHGQKPESNNILIPVKLITKENVDTAEGW, encoded by the coding sequence GTGAATAAAATTGCGGTCGCTGCTGGCATATTATGCCTAGTCGGCGGTACTTTTTTAGGCTGTACCAATACTTCTCCCAATGGCAAAACTGCTAGCAATATGAGTATGCAGAGTGGCAAGGAGAAAGAAAAATTAAATTCGGTTGGTGTCACCCTTGGGGATCTAAGTAATCCTTTCTTTGTGGTTATGGCAAAAGGAGCCGAGCAAGAAGCAAAGAAAATCGGGGGTGATGATGTTAGAGTTACCGTGGTTTCCAGTGGCTATGACTTAAATCAGCAATTTAACCAAATTGAAAATTTTGTGGCTGCTAATACTGACATAATTGTCCTCAATGCTTCCGACAGTAAAGGAATTAGACCAGCAGTTGAGAAAGCAAGACAAGCAGGTAGTGTTGTCATTGCGGTAGATACAGCCGTAGAAGCAGAGGTAGATGCTACGGTTACTACCAATAATGTGCAAGCTGGAGAGGTTAGTTGTCAATACATTGCCGATCGCCTTCAAGGTAAAGGTAATGTCGTAATTGTCAATGGCCCTCCTGTAACTTCAGTCATTCAAAGAGTGGACGGCTGTTTAAATGTGTTATCCAAATATCCTAATATTAAAATCCTCTCCAAAGACCAGAATGCCGAAGGAAGTAGGGATGGCGGACTGAGAGTGATGAGCGATCTTTTAACTACTTTTCCCAATATCGATGCAGTTTTTGCCATTAATGATCCGAGTGGTGTAGGAGCGGATTTAGCTGCTAACCAAGCCAAACGAGATGACTTTTTTATTGTTGGAGTTGATGGTGCGCCAGAAGCAATTGAAGCGATCGCTTCTGAGGATAGTGTTTATGCTGCCACAGCGACTCAAGATCCTAGAGGCATGACTGAAAAAGCTGTTCAAGTAGGGAATAACATTATCCATGGTCAAAAACCAGAGTCAAACAACATTTTAATCCCAGTCAAATTAATTACCAAAGAAAATGTTGATACGGCGGAAGGGTGGTAG
- a CDS encoding glycogen debranching enzyme GlgX, which produces MNKVLPGKSFPLGASVYPNGVNFCIFSQHAEAIELLLFDTPNAFQPTQVIKLDPILNKTFYYWHVFVPNIKAGQIYAYRAYGQFAPERGYRFDSTKVLLDPYARAIVGDEIYDRDAAARPGDNCARALKGVVVDTSSYDWDGDRHPQTPYAQSVIYELHVGGFTRHPNSGVSQSKRGTYAGLMEKIPYLKELGVTAVELLPVHQFDPQDARPELKNYWGYSTIGFFALHRGYSSQRDALGAVDEFRDLVKALHREGIEVILDVVFNHTAEGNERGPTLSFRGLDNQTYYILADNPAYYQNYSGCGNTFKGNHPIVGRLIIDSLRYWVAEMHVDGFRFDLAAVLARNMFGQPIKEEMGLSNILWIIESDPVLAGTKLIAEAWDAAGLYGVGKFIGLADWFAEWNGPFRDDVRRFVKSDRGSINALAARILASPDIYSRPNTDINRSVNFITCHDGFTLNDLVSYNYKHNLANGEDNGDGANDNFSWNCGIEGATDDAAIEQLRSQQIKNFFTILFISQGTPMLLMGDEVRRTQLGNNNGYCQDNELSWFDWSLVSKHDGLLRFVKKLIHFIQTLAIFHQETFLEVTHTSEKPHLIWQGQYLGQPDWKEEARHLAFSLCHPAKGEHLHIILNAYWEPLNFALPPLKTGNYWHRIIDTALPAPDDFSDLEAAVKIERDSYLVTARSSVVLMEKASAAARK; this is translated from the coding sequence GTGAATAAAGTATTACCTGGAAAAAGTTTTCCCTTGGGAGCTAGTGTTTACCCTAATGGGGTTAACTTCTGCATCTTTTCCCAACACGCTGAAGCCATAGAACTACTCCTATTCGATACTCCTAATGCTTTCCAACCGACTCAGGTAATTAAACTCGATCCTATATTAAACAAAACCTTTTATTACTGGCACGTTTTTGTACCAAACATTAAAGCAGGACAAATTTACGCTTACCGAGCCTACGGACAATTTGCTCCAGAAAGAGGTTATCGTTTTGACAGTACTAAGGTGTTACTAGATCCTTACGCGCGGGCAATCGTGGGAGACGAAATTTACGATCGCGATGCTGCTGCTCGACCTGGGGATAATTGCGCTCGCGCTTTAAAAGGAGTAGTAGTAGATACCAGTAGCTATGATTGGGATGGCGATCGCCATCCTCAAACTCCCTATGCTCAAAGTGTCATTTACGAGCTGCACGTAGGCGGTTTTACCCGCCATCCCAACTCCGGCGTATCCCAGTCAAAAAGAGGAACCTATGCTGGCTTAATGGAAAAAATCCCCTATCTCAAGGAATTGGGAGTTACCGCAGTAGAATTGCTACCCGTCCACCAATTCGATCCCCAAGATGCCCGTCCTGAGCTGAAAAACTACTGGGGCTACAGCACAATTGGTTTTTTTGCTCTCCATAGAGGTTATAGTTCGCAGCGCGATGCTCTCGGTGCGGTAGATGAATTTCGCGATCTGGTTAAAGCCCTGCATCGAGAGGGGATTGAAGTGATTCTAGATGTCGTCTTCAACCATACGGCAGAAGGCAATGAGCGAGGTCCGACTCTTTCCTTCCGAGGCTTGGATAACCAAACCTACTACATTTTGGCAGACAATCCCGCCTATTATCAAAACTATAGTGGCTGTGGCAATACTTTTAAAGGCAATCATCCCATCGTCGGTAGATTGATTATCGATTCCTTGCGCTATTGGGTTGCCGAGATGCACGTCGATGGCTTTCGTTTTGACTTGGCAGCAGTTTTGGCAAGAAATATGTTTGGGCAACCCATAAAAGAAGAAATGGGACTTTCTAACATTCTTTGGATTATCGAATCCGATCCAGTCTTAGCTGGAACTAAACTAATTGCCGAAGCTTGGGATGCGGCGGGACTCTATGGGGTAGGTAAGTTTATCGGACTGGCAGATTGGTTTGCCGAGTGGAATGGTCCATTTCGGGACGATGTTCGGCGTTTTGTCAAAAGCGATCGCGGTTCGATTAACGCTTTAGCAGCGAGAATTTTAGCCAGTCCCGATATCTACTCGCGCCCTAATACGGATATCAATCGTAGCGTTAACTTTATCACTTGCCACGATGGTTTTACCCTCAACGATCTAGTTTCCTATAATTACAAGCACAATCTAGCTAACGGGGAAGATAACGGTGACGGTGCTAACGATAACTTTAGCTGGAACTGCGGGATAGAAGGAGCAACGGACGACGCAGCCATCGAGCAATTGCGCTCTCAGCAAATCAAAAATTTCTTCACCATTCTGTTTATCTCTCAGGGAACTCCCATGCTGTTAATGGGAGATGAGGTCAGGCGTACCCAATTGGGGAATAATAATGGCTACTGTCAGGACAATGAACTAAGCTGGTTTGACTGGAGTTTGGTTAGCAAACACGATGGTTTGCTGCGGTTTGTCAAAAAACTGATTCACTTTATTCAAACCCTCGCAATTTTCCATCAAGAAACCTTTTTAGAAGTGACCCATACTAGTGAAAAACCACATTTAATTTGGCAGGGACAGTATTTGGGTCAACCTGATTGGAAAGAGGAAGCTCGCCATTTGGCTTTTTCCCTCTGCCATCCAGCTAAGGGAGAACATCTGCATATTATCCTCAATGCCTATTGGGAACCCCTTAATTTTGCCTTACCGCCTTTAAAAACAGGAAACTACTGGCATCGAATTATCGATACTGCCTTACCTGCACCGGATGATTTTTCTGACTTAGAAGCAGCAGTAAAAATTGAGCGAGACAGTTACCTGGTTACGGCGCGCTCTTCGGTAGTCTTGATGGAGAAGGCTAGTGCCGCTGCGCGGAAGTAA
- a CDS encoding ABC transporter-like protein yields MTTNIETDLNGKSAVTPVLEMYGITKRFHGFTALQNVNLTIYPGEVHALMGENGAGKSTLMKILAGAYIADEGEIRINGIPTKISDPASARQAGINLIYQELNVAPNLTVTENMFMGSELKKGQFLDRKAMQAEAQRVLDSLGATFGANTIVGTLAIAEQQQVEIARALKDKSRILVMDEPTAALSDRETERLFEVIRKLRNDGIAIIYISHRMEEIYALADRISVLRDGQYIGSLTREEISPQRLVQMMVGRSMQDFYEHQRRNNLGAVVLEVKNISDGRKIRPVSFQLHAGEILGLAGLVGAGRTEVSRLIFGADPKASGEVWLNGKKLKINSPGDAIAAGIGYVPEDRKDQGLFLEMSSRKNIGLNRLKTDAKAGMVNWGSVNQIAKQAVEDFNIRLANLEIRAVDLSGGNQQKLLLARWLAIKPIVLMLDEPTRGVDIGAKSEIYRIISDLAAQGVAILMVSSELPEVIGMSDRVLVMREGELVGDLDDSPGKEITQENIMHYATGATEVLAS; encoded by the coding sequence ATGACCACAAATATTGAAACAGATCTTAATGGCAAATCAGCCGTTACCCCTGTATTAGAAATGTATGGGATTACCAAGCGGTTTCACGGGTTCACGGCTTTACAAAATGTTAATCTAACGATTTATCCAGGAGAAGTTCACGCCCTGATGGGTGAGAATGGAGCAGGTAAAAGCACTTTAATGAAAATCCTAGCTGGGGCTTACATTGCCGATGAAGGCGAAATTCGCATCAATGGTATTCCAACCAAGATTAGCGATCCAGCTTCAGCACGACAAGCAGGTATTAATCTAATTTATCAAGAATTAAATGTCGCACCCAATTTAACCGTTACCGAAAATATGTTTATGGGTAGCGAGTTAAAAAAAGGTCAATTTTTAGACCGCAAAGCTATGCAAGCTGAAGCACAGCGAGTGCTAGATAGCTTAGGAGCGACTTTTGGTGCAAATACTATCGTTGGAACTCTGGCGATCGCAGAACAGCAGCAAGTCGAAATCGCACGAGCATTAAAAGACAAAAGCCGTATTTTAGTCATGGATGAGCCAACTGCAGCCCTATCCGACCGCGAAACCGAGCGTTTATTTGAAGTAATTCGCAAACTCCGTAATGATGGCATTGCAATTATTTATATCAGCCATCGAATGGAAGAAATCTATGCTTTGGCTGACCGTATTAGCGTCCTACGGGATGGTCAATATATTGGCAGTCTCACCAGAGAAGAAATTTCTCCCCAACGTTTGGTACAGATGATGGTTGGTCGTTCGATGCAGGATTTTTACGAGCATCAACGAAGAAATAATCTCGGTGCGGTGGTTCTAGAAGTAAAAAATATCAGTGATGGACGTAAAATACGACCAGTTAGTTTTCAACTTCATGCAGGCGAAATTCTTGGTTTAGCAGGACTGGTGGGTGCAGGACGCACAGAAGTATCTCGACTGATTTTTGGGGCAGACCCCAAAGCAAGCGGTGAAGTCTGGCTCAATGGTAAAAAACTGAAAATAAATTCCCCTGGTGATGCGATCGCTGCTGGAATTGGTTATGTCCCAGAAGACCGCAAAGACCAAGGTTTGTTTCTGGAAATGAGTTCCCGTAAAAATATTGGTCTGAATAGATTAAAAACGGATGCCAAGGCAGGCATGGTTAACTGGGGTTCGGTTAATCAGATAGCTAAACAAGCGGTGGAAGATTTTAATATCCGACTTGCCAATTTGGAAATTAGAGCGGTGGATCTTTCTGGTGGCAATCAGCAAAAACTACTATTAGCCCGTTGGCTGGCAATTAAACCTATAGTTTTGATGTTGGATGAACCAACCAGGGGAGTAGATATCGGTGCTAAGAGCGAAATTTACCGCATTATTAGCGATTTGGCAGCCCAAGGCGTAGCAATTTTAATGGTTTCCAGCGAGCTACCAGAAGTGATCGGTATGAGCGATCGCGTTTTGGTGATGCGTGAAGGAGAGTTAGTAGGCGACTTAGATGACAGTCCAGGTAAAGAGATTACCCAAGAAAACATTATGCACTATGCAACTGGAGCAACGGAGGTACTAGCATCATGA